The nucleotide sequence ttacctcttgcttcttgggcagctacatggcgtctttctcctttggcagttatgtggcatctccctgactctgcctactactctctttatatatttcttccagcctagttatattctgccctgccataagccaaagcagattctttatttaccaatggtaataaaacatattcataacatacagaggggaatcccaaatcatttttcttttaagatttatttatttttgctttgtacATGAGTGCCTGTGTAGGTcggaagaggacactggatcccctggaactacagttatagacgattgcaagccaccatgtaggtgctagcaATCAAATTTGGGttctctctgcaagagcagaatttgcttttaaccactgggctatctctccagcctttagGCTAGATTTTTAAGTCTCAGTTCCTTATCCATTTACAGTATTCCTCTTTTGGAGTACCCTAGAGCCCATCAATGGAAggtgggacagacagacagagacacagagaaacagagcttGTGCTGATCTAAATACCCAAGTAGGGCAACTCTGGAGGATAGGGTCACAGAGAGCTGTCCTTTTCCAGTATCTGAAAGTAACCGCATATGCCTCCAACAGGGGTCGCCAAAAGCCATGGGGACCAACGCCAGGTTTCTGGGAGGTGGCTCCAGGAAGGCGGCCAAGAGTGTGAATGCAGAGGTCAGTAATTCAGCCTTGACCACAGAGTTGGCACTATAGTGACCCAAAACCTTCATCTCCCATAAGTCCCTCTGAGGCCAGGACAGATGTCTGAGCTAGCCTCAGCATCCCACCAGAGGTGGCACTAACACCTGCTTTCTCCATGAGCAGGACTCAGGAACTAGATTCCTATCAGGATTTTTGTGCCCCCCACCAACGCTTCCCCCCAAATTTCCTGTACCTTCCCAAAGGGTTTTACTTTCTCCTGGTTCCCCAAAAGCATCTTGTATTCTAGTCTTAGGCTGATGTTCCTTATAGAAAGGATTGAAAGCAGAAGAAATGTCAGCCTAAAAAGATACCTGGGcccatttttttcattcttcactCTCCACAGGGATATCCCAAGGCCTCCTCTAAACATGTCAGCAAATCCCTGCCCACAGAGGTCACATGAAAACAACTTAGAAACCCAGGGGTTCACACAGCTTGAGGTCTCCATTGTTCTCCGTTGACCCTTTTCCCCAGCCAAGTCCATACTCTAAACATACCAACCTTCCCATCTAAGAAGTAGCCTGTTGTTTACAGATTGGTTCCTGAGAGCCCCGAAGAGAAAATCCACACCAGTGCTGGAATCACCAAAGAAGCAGTGTCCCTGTGATCATGTCAAGGACAGcgagaaaaaaaacagtaagtttCAAGAGGATGGCCTTCTTCCTTATACCACACTCAGTTCTATGAACTCACTAGGGATGGAGGCAAGGCCGAGAAGACCAAAATAAACACATGCATCAACCAGCCCCTTTCTATTCAATGCCAACTtgtaggaaaacagaaagaacaaaagcatTAGGATAGACTTGTTCTGAAAATAAAGAGATTTAACCAAAATCTTAGATTCTAGAACGTGTCGTTTATCAAAGTAAAGGAAGATAGAGAGGCTGTGACCTGCCCATTGATTTCTGAAGATGACACCAGTGTCAGTGTGGAACAGGATTTTGGCTTTTCTTTCATCTGGCagttggtttttctgtttgtttgtttgtttgtttgtttgttttcattttatgtgtgtgggtaccttgcctgcatgtatttaatCTCAATGCAGTGCccttgaagaccagaaaagggaATTAGATTTcctgagacaccatgtgggttctgagaactgaacctgaggCCTCTATAGGGGAAACtcatgctcttaattgctgagccatctttccatccccacagtcttttttaaaatgttattatacaaaaaaaagtaaataaagggccagaaagatggctcagaagatgCTTGTAgtcaaatctgatgacctgagttcaatccctgacaCCCACAtgataaaaggagagaacagactactgcaagctgccctctgacttccaaatTTCCACTATGGCATGAATGCAactctacatatatgtgcacccacccacccccaacacacacacaaaataagacatgttttttaaagtattatatttcattttactgcgtgtgtgtgtgtttatgttagtatcacatgtgtggaggtcagagaagagagttgggattcagttctctccttccaccatattagtctctgggactgaactcaggtcataaaCTTTGGCAAATGCCTTACCTGGTGAGCCATTTCTTCCAcccctgtttgattttttttattctgatttgtccattctctgccccaccccaccccaacttttatttggtttttgagacagggtttccctgtgtagccctggatgttctggaacttactttgtagactaggctggccttgaactcccatagatccacctgtctctgccttccaagtgtgtgccatcaccgcccagttcgtttggctttttgagatagatTTCCATTCTAGCCTAagttgacttggaactcactttgtagcttagGTAACCTCAGACTTAAAAGATCatactgcttctgcctcctgagtgctacgaTTATAGGCACACACTGCCACAGCCAGCTGCATCTCATAATTTCAAAAGTTTACATATaaactttgaaatgtttttaaaagagctggagagaaagagcagccatttagagcactcactgctctttcagaggaccagagtagccaggcaatgatggcacacacctttaatcccagcacagggattaAATCACAGGGGcagactgtgagttcaaggccagcctggtctacagagcaagttccaagacagccagagctacacagagaaaccctgtcttgaaataaatcagaggaccagagtttggttcccagcacaaaTGTCAGGTGGCTCCCAACTACCTGGAACTCCAGCGCCAGGGGTTCTGAAATTCTATTCCAacccccacagcacacacacataagtggcacacacacacaaataaaaataaaacaaagtatttttaagttttttatgaCAGTATCCTTTTGTTTGTGCCCTAGGACACCAAAAGCACCACCGGAAGCCAAAGAGGCCCTCCAGAACCTGCCAGCAATTTCTCAAACGATGTCAACTAG is from Microtus pennsylvanicus isolate mMicPen1 chromosome 1, mMicPen1.hap1, whole genome shotgun sequence and encodes:
- the Cxcl17 gene encoding C-X-C motif chemokine 17 encodes the protein MKVLVSAFLLLLPAMLTVSSRPNPGVAKSHGDQRQVSGRWLQEGGQECECRDWFLRAPKRKSTPVLESPKKQCPCDHVKDSEKKNRHQKHHRKPKRPSRTCQQFLKRCQLASFSLPL